The stretch of DNA GTCGATCTTGGCGCCGTCCTGTGCCTCGACCGCATCCGCGATATCCGTGTGCAGCGCCACGATCGCTTCGCGCGAGCGGGCGGTGAATGTGATCATGTTCATCAAGGGCTGCATCGCCTCGACCGCACCGGCAAGCTGGTAGCTGAGCACCTTGTTGCCCGCGCCGTCCACAAGGGCCCGGTGAAAGGTGACGTCCGAGGCGCAAAAGGCCTCGTCGGTCAGGCCCGGTTGTCCTTGGCGGTGGATTTCTGCACGCATGGTGGCCAGTTGGTCAGGTGTGCGGCGTTGGGCCGAGAGCGGTGCGCAGGCGCGCTCCAGCGCATAGCGCGCTTCGCAGGCGACATCGAAGCTGACAGCGTTCATGGACAGAAGCAAGGTCGAGGTGGTGACCTGCTGCGCATAGGCGTCCTCGAACCGCAACCGGTTCACGAAGGCGCCGCCAGAGGCACCACGCTGGGTCCGGATCAGCGATTGCGCGGCGAGTCGCTTTAGTGCCTCACGCACCGTGGGCCGGGACACATCGAAATGATCGGCCAGTTCCGCCTCGCTGGGAAGCCGTTGATCCACAATCAAATCCCCCGAGATGATCGCGTCCCGGATCGCCTTGGCAATCTGGGCAGAGAGATCAACTGTGCTGTCGGGATCAATTTTCATTTGTCATACATTTTATTGTCTGACATTTAATCTGGCAAGCATTGAGTCGTGTGCGTTCAGGGAGGACACATGCCGCATCTTGTTCGTTCGACCCTGTGGTTGGCGTTCTTCGGGGCGATCCTCGCGTCGTGGTGGGTCATGTACTCCATGTCGCTGGACATGGATGTGGACCTGTTCGGGCGGCCCGGAGAGATGGGCGCGCGCA from Tateyamaria omphalii encodes:
- a CDS encoding FadR/GntR family transcriptional regulator; the protein is MKIDPDSTVDLSAQIAKAIRDAIISGDLIVDQRLPSEAELADHFDVSRPTVREALKRLAAQSLIRTQRGASGGAFVNRLRFEDAYAQQVTTSTLLLSMNAVSFDVACEARYALERACAPLSAQRRTPDQLATMRAEIHRQGQPGLTDEAFCASDVTFHRALVDGAGNKVLSYQLAGAVEAMQPLMNMITFTARSREAIVALHTDIADAVEAQDGAKIDATLIKLEAYTRELAHSVVTARAQKAAEKEHKTA